The Halictus rubicundus isolate RS-2024b chromosome 3, iyHalRubi1_principal, whole genome shotgun sequence genome includes a region encoding these proteins:
- the Sra gene encoding RRM_RCAN_like domain containing protein Sra yields the protein MEEKHGSSILEDDDLEESENIIINEVDGLPNLHPNYQQLELEFNVGKGHSGANTRSLEDLVHDEDLPISVIVTNVDPRVFNSDELKHEIEDLFKQFGEDATFQYFRSFRRMRVNYSSPNAAANARIQLHQMHFGDTSINCYFAQPVTPIDMEDQHLHPPALTKQFLISPPASPPVGWQPREENEPLVNHDLLAAIANLSAGGSHELHPGGSGQPGIVVHVCETANPIKNAPRIQHTRCPEHS from the exons ATGGAAGAGAAGCACGGTTCGAGTATATTGGAAGATGACGATCTGGAAGAAtcagaaaatataataattaacgaAGTTGACGGTTTACCCAACTTACATCCAAATTACCAACAATTAGAACTGGAATTCAATGTAGGAAAAGGTCATAGCGGGGCTAACACAAGGTCTTTAGAAGATTTAGTGCACGACGAAGATTTACCAATATCGGTTATAGTAACTAATGTGGATCCTCGTGTATTTAACAGCGACGAACTAAAG CATGAGATAGAAGAtctatttaaacaatttggCGAAGATGCTACTTTTCAGTACTTTAGATCATTTAGAAGAATGAGAGTAAACTACAGTTCCCCAAATGCAGCTGCGAATGCTAGGATACAGCTGCATCAAATGCACTTTGGTGACACCAGTatcaattgttattttgcacagCCTGTCACTCCAATAG ATATGGAAGATCAGCATCTTCATCCACCGGCACTTACTAAACAGTTCCTAATTTCGCCACCCGCTTCCCCGCCTGTTGGTTGGCAGCCTAGAGAGGAAAACGAACCTTTAGTTAATCACGATTTATTAGCGGCTATAGCAAACTTATCTGCAG GAGGTAGTCATGAATTGCATCCTGGAGGTTCAGGACAGCCAGGAATAGTCGTTCATGTTTGTGAAACAGCAAATCCTATAAAAAATGCTCCACGCATACAACATACACGTTGTCCAGAACATTCATAA
- the Cul5 gene encoding cullin 5, whose amino-acid sequence MATMLKDKSRPMFEDKWPCMRPIILKLLVQEPVTQAEWQDLFYSVHLICVWDEKGAPKLRDALKEDIMDFIKQAQQRVLAHQEEQALLKAYIVEWRKFFIQCIYLPTPFRQLETSLAGKTTSTVQKRNQPDDTVRKLMLDSWNQSIFGEIKQKLQDSAMRLIRAERNGEAFDSQLVIGVRESYVNLCSNTTDQLQIYRENFEAAYIEATEAFYWVKAPEQLSLHGVENYMRYAEAKLREEELRAQKYLEPNSASVQLLTDCCVRILVATFKPAILAECPRMIQHHQTDQLRLMLKLMDRVPEGVGPMLRNLEEHIASAGLADMMAAVDVITHDSEKYVERLLDLFRRFSTLVKEAFDDDPRFLTARDKAYKLVVNDATVFKLELPARQSSGIGTTILNNKPNNNNNKQPESKCPELLANYCDMLLRKTPLSKKLTSDEIESKLRDVLLVLKYVQNKDVFMRYHKAHLTRRLILDTSADSEKEENMVEWLREVGMPADYVNKLARMFQDIKVSQDLNQQFKEQCRAAIADSINIKILNAGAWARGSERVTVSLPLQLEDYIPEVEEFYKKKHSGRKLQWYHHMSNGTITFSNQVGRFDVDVTTFQMAVLFAWNQRPFEKITYENLRLATELPDPELRRTLWSLCVFPKLKRQLLLVEPHAHSPKDFANDTRFWVNQEFAIVKNGKLQKRGKINLIGRLQLSTERSKEEDNQSIVQLRILRVQEAIIKILKMRKKISNAQLQTELVDILKNMFLPSKKMIKEQIEWLIEHKYIRRHDDDINTFVYVA is encoded by the exons agAGTTTTAGCACACCAAGAAGAACAAGCTCTATTAAAAGCATATATAGTTGAATGGAGGAAGTTTTTCATTCAGTGTATTTACCTTCCGACACCTTTTAGGCAACTAGAAACAAGTCTAGCTGGCAAAACAACTTCTACAGTTCAGAAAAGAAATCAACCAGACGATACTGTTAGAAAG TTAATGTTGGATAGTTGGAATCAAAGTATATTTGGAGAAATAAAGCAGAAACTCCAAGATTCGGCTATGCGACTAATAAGAGCCGAACGAAACGGAGAGGCATTTGATTCGCAACTTGTCATTGGCGTTAGGGAATCCTATG TAAATTTGTGCTCCAACACGACGGATCAACTTCAAATATATAGAGAGAATTTTGAAGCAGCCTATATAGAAGCAACAGAAGCATTTTATTGGGTGAAAGCTCCGGAACAATTATCGTTACACGGTGTAGAGAATTACATGCGTTACGCAGAGGCAAAGCTGAGAGAAGAAGAACTCAGAGCACAAAAGTATTTAGAACCAAACAGTGCGAGCGTACAACTTTTAACTGACTGCTGTGTACGTATATTAGTAGCAACTTTTAAGCCGGCTATATTAGCGGAATGTCCGAGAATGATACAACATCATCAAACGGACC AACTTAGATTGATGCTGAAATTAATGGATAGAGTGCCCGAGGGTGTTGGTCCAATGTTAAGAAATTTAGAAGAACATATTGCAAGTGCGGGTCTAGCCGATATGATGGCAGCTGTAGATGTTATTACCCACGATTCTGAAAAATATGTTGAAAGACTGTTAGATCTTTTCCGGCGATTCTCGACCCTCGTTAAGGAAGCATTTGACGACGATCCTAGATTTTTAACTGCTAGAGACAAAGCTTACAAGCTCGTCGTGAACGACGCAACAGTATTCAAGTTAGAATTACCGGCTCGCCAAAGTTCTGGTATCGGcacaacaattttaaataataaacccaataacaacaacaataaacaACCGGAATCGAAATGTCCAGAACTTCTTGCTAATTACTGTGATATGCTACTTAGAAAGACACCTCTCAGTAAAAAACTAACTTCTGACGAAATCGAAAGTAAGCTAAGGGACGTA ttGTTAGTGTTAAAGTATGTTCAAAATAAGGATGTATTTATGCGCTATCATAAGGCTCATTTAACACGCCGCTTAATACTAGACACATCTGCGGATTCTGAGAAAGAAGAGAATATGGTAGAATGGCTTCGTGAAGTCGGAATGCCTGCAGATTATGTTAATAAATTAGCCCGAATGTTCCAAGACATTAAAGTGTCGCAGGATCTCAATCAACAGTTTAAAGAACAGTGTAGAGCTGCCATTGCAGATAGTATAAATATTAAG ATATTAAATGCAGGTGCTTGGGCTAGAGGCAGTGAACGCGTCACTGTAAGTTTACCGTTACAATTAGAAGATTATATTCCCGAGGTAGAAgaattttataagaaaaaaCATAGCGGAAGAAAATTACAATGGTATCATCATATGTCGAATGGCACG ATAACATTTTCCAACCAAGTGGGACGCTTCGATGTGGACGTAACAACTTTTCAAATGGCAGTCCTGTTCGCTTGGAATCAGCGGCCGTTTGAAAAAATCACTTACGAAAATTTACGATTGGCTACGGAGCTTCCTGATCCCGAGCTTAGGCGAACGTTATGGTCTTTGTGCGTTTTTCCGAAGCTTAAGCGTCAGCTTCTGTTGGTAGAACCTCACGCGCATAGTCCCAAAGATTTCGCGAACGACACAAGGTTTTGGGTGAATCAGGAGTTCGCTATTGT CAAAAACGGTAAATTACAAAAGCgagggaaaattaatttaataggaAGGCTTCAATTATCCACCGAACGCAGTAAAGAGGAGGACAACCAATCTATCGTACAACTTAGAATATTAAGGGTTCAG GAGGCAATTATCAAGATTCTAAAAATGCGGAAGAAGATTAGTAATGCTCAGTTACAAACCGAATTAGTCGATATACTGAAGAACATGTTTTTGCCAAGTAAAAAGATGATAAAGGAACAAATTGAATGGCTCATTGAACACAAATATATTCGCAGACACGACGACGATATTAATACTTTTGTGTATGTTGCATAA